A single Paracoccus pantotrophus DNA region contains:
- a CDS encoding formate dehydrogenase subunit gamma, giving the protein MTLPATDADFLLRLDDIIAAHKGREGPLLPILHDIQEEWGHIPEAAQPVLAEALGMTRAEVHGVVSFYHDFRDHPHGRHVLRLCRAEACQSMGAEALADEVRAALGIDWHETTPDGRLTLEPVFCLGLCACAPSAQMGDRLLGRANLAKVQKLLAEAGA; this is encoded by the coding sequence ATGACCTTGCCAGCGACCGACGCTGATTTCCTTTTGCGCCTTGACGACATCATCGCCGCCCACAAGGGCCGCGAGGGGCCGCTTCTGCCCATCCTGCACGACATCCAGGAGGAATGGGGCCATATCCCCGAAGCGGCGCAGCCGGTGCTGGCCGAGGCCCTGGGCATGACCCGCGCCGAGGTTCATGGCGTCGTCAGCTTCTATCACGACTTCCGCGACCATCCGCATGGCCGGCATGTGCTGCGGCTGTGCCGGGCCGAGGCCTGCCAGTCGATGGGGGCCGAGGCCCTGGCCGATGAGGTGCGCGCCGCGCTGGGAATCGACTGGCACGAGACCACGCCGGACGGGCGGCTGACGCTGGAGCCGGTGTTCTGCCTGGGGCTTTGCGCCTGCGCGCCCTCGGCGCAGATGGGCGACAGGCTGCTGGGCCGGGCGAATCTGGCCAAGGTGCAGAAACTGCTGGCGGAGGCGGGCGCATGA
- a CDS encoding LysR family transcriptional regulator, with protein MIDKLSMFMALAREKHFGRAAESLGITQPTLSSAIRALEEQLGVQLVRRGSRFQGLTPEGERVLGWARRIVADARAMQAEMQASRKGVSGRLRIGVIPTAMPRIAELTGPFLRRHPNAGVSILSRSSDEIRDQIEALELDAGVTYLDSEPLGRVQSLPLYRETYCLIDRGALAGPADWAETATRPLCLLTPDMQNRRIVTRHLVEAGADALPRVESTSMLAILSHVATGEWAAILPRALARGLPLPEGVRARDLTGDGHMVGLVVARREPHPPLVEALIRIVSSIDSFNQ; from the coding sequence GTGATCGACAAGCTTTCCATGTTCATGGCCCTGGCGCGCGAGAAGCATTTCGGCCGCGCCGCCGAATCGCTGGGCATCACCCAGCCGACGCTGTCATCCGCCATCCGGGCGCTGGAGGAGCAGCTGGGCGTGCAGCTGGTGCGGCGCGGCTCGCGTTTTCAGGGGCTGACGCCCGAGGGCGAGCGCGTGCTGGGCTGGGCGCGGCGCATCGTCGCCGATGCCCGCGCCATGCAGGCCGAGATGCAGGCCAGCCGCAAGGGCGTGTCGGGGCGGCTGCGCATCGGCGTGATCCCCACCGCCATGCCGCGCATCGCCGAGCTGACCGGGCCCTTCCTGCGCCGCCATCCCAATGCCGGGGTCTCGATCCTGTCGCGCAGCTCGGACGAGATCCGCGACCAGATCGAGGCGCTGGAGCTGGATGCCGGCGTGACCTATCTGGACAGCGAGCCGCTGGGCCGGGTGCAGAGCCTGCCGCTGTATCGCGAGACCTATTGCCTGATCGACCGCGGCGCCTTGGCCGGGCCCGCGGATTGGGCCGAGACCGCCACCCGGCCGCTATGCCTGCTGACGCCGGACATGCAGAACCGCCGCATCGTCACCCGCCACCTGGTCGAGGCCGGGGCGGATGCGCTGCCGCGGGTCGAATCGACCTCGATGCTGGCGATCCTGTCGCATGTGGCGACCGGCGAATGGGCTGCCATCCTGCCGCGGGCGCTGGCGCGCGGCCTGCCTCTGCCCGAGGGGGTGCGGGCGCGCGACCTGACCGGCGACGGGCATATGGTCGGGCTGGTCGTCGCCCGGCGCGAGCCGCATCCGCCGCTGGTCGAGGCGCTGATCCGCATCGTTTCTTCGATTGATAGTTTCAATCAATAA
- the purS gene encoding phosphoribosylformylglycinamidine synthase subunit PurS, translated as MKARVTIMLKDGVLDPQGEAIRHALGGLGFAGVSGVRQGKVIELDLAASDAEAAKAEVARMCEGLLANTVIEKYAVEIV; from the coding sequence ATGAAAGCCCGTGTCACCATCATGCTGAAGGATGGCGTTCTGGACCCCCAGGGCGAGGCGATCCGGCACGCGCTCGGCGGGCTGGGCTTTGCCGGCGTCTCGGGCGTGCGCCAGGGCAAGGTGATCGAGCTGGACCTGGCGGCATCCGATGCCGAGGCGGCGAAGGCCGAGGTGGCGCGCATGTGCGAGGGCCTGCTGGCCAATACCGTGATCGAGAAATACGCGGTCGAGATCGTCTGA
- the purC gene encoding phosphoribosylaminoimidazolesuccinocarboxamide synthase has translation MAPRRKKIYEGKAKILYEGTEPGTLIQYFKDDATAFNAQKKATVEGKGVLNNRLSEFFMTGLTNIGVPNHFIRRINMREQLVRQVEIIPLEVIVRNFAAGSISKRLGMEEGTPLPRPIVEYSFKNDELGDPFVSEEYIIAFGWASQQDLDDIVSLALRVNDFLSGVFFGVGIKLIDFKIEVGRIWDGDFMRLVVADEISPDSCRLWDVKTGQKLDKDVFRRDLGSLTDAYTEVARRLGLMPANTTSLTKPTLIN, from the coding sequence ATGGCACCAAGGCGCAAGAAAATCTACGAAGGCAAGGCGAAGATCCTTTACGAAGGCACCGAGCCCGGCACGCTCATCCAGTATTTCAAGGATGACGCCACCGCCTTCAACGCCCAGAAGAAGGCCACGGTCGAGGGCAAGGGCGTGCTGAACAACCGCCTGTCCGAATTCTTCATGACCGGGCTGACCAATATCGGCGTGCCGAACCACTTCATCCGCCGCATCAACATGCGCGAGCAGCTGGTGCGCCAGGTCGAGATCATCCCGCTGGAGGTGATCGTGCGCAATTTCGCCGCGGGCTCGATCTCGAAGCGCCTGGGCATGGAGGAGGGCACGCCGCTGCCGCGCCCGATCGTCGAATACAGCTTCAAGAACGACGAGCTGGGCGACCCTTTCGTGTCCGAGGAATACATCATCGCCTTCGGCTGGGCCAGCCAGCAGGACCTGGACGACATCGTGTCGCTGGCGTTGCGGGTGAACGATTTCCTGTCGGGCGTGTTCTTCGGCGTCGGCATCAAGCTGATCGACTTCAAGATCGAGGTCGGCCGGATCTGGGACGGCGACTTCATGCGCCTGGTGGTCGCCGATGAGATCAGCCCGGATTCGTGCCGGCTCTGGGACGTCAAGACCGGGCAGAAGCTGGACAAGGACGTGTTCCGCCGCGACCTGGGCAGCCTGACCGATGCCTATACCGAGGTGGCGCGCCGGCTGGGCCTGATGCCCGCCAACACCACCTCGCTGACCAAACCCACCCTGATCAACTGA
- a CDS encoding DUF1476 domain-containing protein, translated as MTTFDDRERAHEAKFAHDAELNFKAEARRNRLLGEWAAGLLGKTGDDARAYALTVVTSDFDEPGDEDVFRKLVADLAGQADEETIRAKMAELRVTAREQIISEL; from the coding sequence ATGACCACTTTTGACGACCGCGAGCGCGCGCATGAGGCGAAATTCGCCCATGATGCGGAACTGAACTTCAAGGCCGAGGCGCGGCGCAACCGCCTGCTGGGCGAATGGGCGGCCGGCCTGCTGGGCAAGACGGGCGACGATGCCCGCGCCTATGCGCTGACCGTCGTCACCTCGGATTTCGACGAGCCGGGCGACGAGGACGTGTTCCGCAAGCTGGTGGCCGACCTGGCCGGCCAGGCCGACGAGGAAACCATCCGCGCCAAGATGGCCGAGTTGCGCGTCACCGCGCGCGAGCAGATCATCAGCGAGCTTTGA
- a CDS encoding MATE family efflux transporter, with the protein MVEALPGPSGTRAAAEISNRRVLAIALPVVLSNATIPILGAVDTGVIGQLGEAAPIGAVGLGAVILASVYWIFGFLRMGTSGLVAQAHGAGDEGESGAHLLRALGIGLTAGLVFILLQGLLFAAAFRLAPASAEVETLARQYLGLRIWGAPAAISLYAITGWLIAIERTRSVLALQLLMNGLNIFLDLWFVLGLGWGIRGVAGATLIAEWSGLALGLWFARHALHAAIQRAGLLARERIEELARVNGDILIRSVLLQGSFTTFMFLAAGQGDVTLAANQVLLQFLSIVAYGLDGFAFAAESLVGQAVGARRPDRLRRAAALSSAWGVAGAGLLSAAFLLGGPAIIDLLTTAPEVRAQAREFLPWLIAAPLIGIASWMLDGIFIGATRTREMRDAMLVAVGIYAVLVAVLPPVFGNHGLWAALMALNALRGLTMWRLYPRVAAAAG; encoded by the coding sequence ATGGTTGAGGCGCTGCCCGGCCCGTCCGGGACGCGCGCGGCGGCCGAAATATCGAACCGCCGCGTCCTGGCCATCGCCCTGCCGGTGGTGCTGTCGAACGCGACGATCCCGATCCTGGGCGCGGTGGATACCGGCGTCATCGGCCAGCTGGGCGAGGCCGCGCCCATCGGCGCGGTGGGTCTGGGCGCGGTGATCCTGGCTTCGGTCTACTGGATCTTCGGCTTCCTGCGCATGGGCACCTCGGGGCTGGTGGCGCAGGCGCATGGCGCGGGGGACGAGGGCGAATCGGGCGCGCATCTGCTGCGGGCGCTAGGGATCGGGCTGACGGCGGGGCTGGTCTTCATCCTGTTGCAGGGGCTGCTTTTCGCCGCGGCCTTCCGGCTGGCGCCGGCCTCGGCCGAGGTCGAGACGCTGGCCCGGCAATACCTGGGGCTGCGCATCTGGGGGGCGCCGGCGGCCATCTCGCTTTATGCCATCACCGGCTGGCTGATCGCCATCGAGCGGACCCGTTCCGTGCTGGCGCTGCAACTGCTGATGAACGGGCTGAACATATTCTTGGACCTGTGGTTCGTGCTGGGGCTGGGCTGGGGCATCCGCGGCGTCGCGGGCGCGACGCTGATCGCGGAATGGTCCGGGCTGGCTTTGGGGCTGTGGTTCGCGCGCCATGCGCTGCATGCGGCAATTCAGCGCGCCGGGCTGCTGGCGCGCGAGCGGATCGAGGAACTGGCGCGGGTGAACGGCGACATCCTGATCCGCTCGGTGCTGCTGCAAGGTTCGTTCACCACCTTCATGTTCCTGGCGGCGGGGCAGGGCGACGTGACCCTGGCCGCCAATCAGGTGCTGCTGCAATTCCTGTCCATCGTCGCCTATGGGCTGGACGGTTTCGCCTTTGCCGCCGAATCGCTGGTCGGGCAGGCGGTGGGGGCGCGGCGGCCCGACCGGCTGCGGCGGGCGGCGGCGCTCAGTTCGGCCTGGGGCGTCGCGGGGGCCGGGCTGCTTTCGGCCGCCTTCCTGCTGGGCGGGCCGGCCATCATCGACCTGCTGACCACGGCGCCCGAGGTGCGCGCCCAGGCGCGGGAATTCCTGCCCTGGCTGATCGCGGCGCCGCTGATCGGCATCGCCTCGTGGATGCTGGACGGCATCTTCATCGGTGCCACCCGCACGCGCGAGATGCGCGACGCCATGCTGGTCGCGGTCGGGATCTATGCGGTGCTGGTGGCGGTGCTGCCGCCGGTTTTCGGCAACCACGGGCTGTGGGCGGCGCTGATGGCCCTGAACGCGCTGCGCGGCCTGACCATGTGGCGGCTTTATCCCAGGGTCGCGGCGGCCGCGGGCTGA
- a CDS encoding PaaI family thioesterase: MAGRNEPLDAIKSRRNNTLNALVSSVPYIRWLGIGFDRRGDELTAVLPFDEKLIGNPMLPAIHGGVTAAFLEVTAIVELTWTAIWEDMEQGRIAPDAAVPESLPRLPKTIDFTVDYLRSGLPRDAYARARVVRSGRRYASVHVEAWQDQRQKLFAQATGHFLMPQNG; this comes from the coding sequence ATGGCCGGACGCAACGAACCCCTGGATGCCATCAAGTCGCGGCGCAACAACACGCTGAACGCGCTGGTCTCCAGCGTGCCCTATATCCGCTGGCTGGGCATCGGCTTCGACCGCCGCGGCGACGAGCTGACCGCGGTGCTGCCCTTCGACGAAAAGCTGATCGGCAATCCGATGCTGCCGGCGATCCATGGCGGGGTGACGGCCGCCTTCCTTGAGGTCACGGCCATCGTCGAGCTGACCTGGACCGCGATCTGGGAGGACATGGAGCAGGGCCGCATCGCCCCCGATGCCGCCGTGCCCGAAAGCCTGCCGCGGCTGCCCAAGACCATCGACTTCACCGTGGATTACCTGCGCTCGGGCCTGCCGCGCGACGCCTATGCGCGGGCGCGGGTGGTGCGGTCCGGGCGGCGCTATGCCAGCGTGCATGTCGAGGCCTGGCAGGACCAGCGCCAGAAGCTGTTCGCGCAGGCGACCGGGCATTTCCTGATGCCGCAGAATGGTTGA
- a CDS encoding PaaI family thioesterase yields the protein MSEASPEDELEQRRRIARQFIEVIPHARALGMRLDQLSAEGAEISLPWREDLVGDPRSGVIHGGVISALMDTCSGAAVMAHPAGARSTATIDLRIDYMRAATPGQTIRARASCYHITRSVAFVRAWAMDDDESRPVASATGAFTVER from the coding sequence ATGAGCGAAGCGTCGCCAGAGGACGAGCTTGAACAACGCCGGCGCATCGCGCGCCAGTTCATCGAGGTGATCCCCCATGCGCGGGCGCTTGGCATGCGGCTGGACCAGCTTTCCGCCGAGGGGGCCGAGATCTCGTTGCCCTGGCGCGAGGATCTGGTGGGCGACCCGCGCAGCGGGGTGATCCATGGCGGGGTGATCTCGGCGCTGATGGACACGTGCAGCGGCGCGGCGGTGATGGCGCATCCGGCCGGGGCGCGCTCGACCGCGACCATCGACCTGCGCATCGACTACATGCGCGCGGCGACCCCCGGCCAGACCATCCGGGCCCGGGCGAGCTGCTATCACATCACCCGCTCGGTCGCCTTCGTGCGCGCCTGGGCGATGGATGACGACGAATCCCGGCCCGTGGCCTCGGCCACCGGCGCCTTTACCGTCGAGAGGTGA
- a CDS encoding MerR family transcriptional regulator codes for MSDSEYIGFKEMCARFDVTPRTLRYYEYIELLSPRKEGRSRFYGPREIARMKLILRGRRFGFSLEDIRQWLLIYGEKGTQEQYRVWIELADRQLEVLRQQRDELEASMTELLALRNETIAILDGMGQNGSGTANKG; via the coding sequence ATGTCCGATAGCGAATACATTGGCTTCAAGGAAATGTGCGCACGGTTCGACGTGACGCCCCGAACGCTGCGCTATTACGAATATATCGAGCTTCTGAGCCCCCGCAAGGAAGGCCGCTCGCGCTTCTACGGTCCGCGCGAGATCGCCCGGATGAAGCTGATCCTGCGCGGCCGCCGCTTCGGCTTCTCGCTGGAGGACATCCGGCAATGGCTGCTGATCTATGGCGAAAAGGGCACGCAGGAACAGTATCGGGTCTGGATCGAGCTGGCCGACCGCCAGCTCGAGGTGCTGCGCCAGCAGCGCGACGAACTCGAAGCCTCGATGACCGAATTGCTGGCGCTGCGCAACGAGACCATCGCGATCCTCGACGGCATGGGCCAGAACGGCTCCGGGACGGCGAATAAGGGCTGA
- a CDS encoding MerR family transcriptional regulator produces the protein MGDELLTIRQMCDAFDVTPRTLRFYEARELLFPQRRGQHRLYGRPDRARLTLILRGKRFGFSLEQIRQLLELYDPAERNITQTEATLATARDRLADMERQHRELGEAIAELRQQIAEGETALQALKSDA, from the coding sequence ATGGGCGACGAGCTGTTGACCATCCGCCAGATGTGCGACGCCTTCGACGTCACGCCGCGCACGCTGCGATTCTACGAAGCCCGCGAATTGCTGTTTCCGCAGCGCCGCGGCCAGCATCGGCTTTACGGCCGCCCGGACCGCGCCCGGCTGACCCTGATCCTGCGCGGCAAGCGTTTCGGCTTTTCTCTGGAACAGATCCGGCAATTGCTGGAGCTTTACGACCCCGCCGAGCGCAACATCACCCAGACCGAAGCCACGCTCGCCACCGCCCGCGACCGGCTTGCCGACATGGAGCGGCAGCACCGCGAACTGGGCGAGGCCATCGCCGAGCTGCGCCAGCAGATCGCCGAGGGCGAGACTGCGCTGCAAGCCCTGAAATCCGACGCCTGA